GAACCTACAATAGAAACTATTTCACCTTTTTTGATATCAATTGACACATCATCAAGGACTTTTAAGTCACCGTAATGTTTATTAATATGTTTTGCTTGAATCATATTTTGACTAATGAACGACGAAAATACAATTTTTGAAAGTAAAATTTTAGATGTATTAATAAAATAAATTGTGGAATAATTAAGTTCAATTAGGTTAATAATTCTATTAAAGATTTTCAATGATAATTCTCTTGAGCCACGAATGCACGAATAATTTTGAACTCATCCTTGTATAAGTGGTTTTTAAAATACAAATACTTATAATGATTTGTAAAATCTAAATCACCAATTTGGTCAACTTCAAACAAACAATTTTATACTTCTAAACTCACGTAAGAATCATTTTTAGAGGGCAACTCGGTTTCTCCCATCAAATATTGATCCACTTCTCTGGCGGCTTCTCGACCTTCTGAAATGGCCCAAACCACAAGAGATTGCCCGCGGCGTGCGTCACCAGCGACAAATATTGATGGATTTGAGGTTTGATAAGACTTAGCTTTAACCGTTCCAGCTTGAGTTTGCTCAACATCTAAACTTTTTAAAAGTTGATTTTCTGGCTGAGTAAAACCAATAGCTAATAATGCAAGTTCACAGGGAATAAGGCGTTCTGTGCCTTCAATTTCTTGCATTTGTTGGCGACCAGCTTGATTCACCCATTCAATATCCACAAGTTTGATATGTGTTAGCTTGCCTTTTTCGCCTATAAATTCCTTAGTCAACACACTCCACTGGCGCTCGCCACCTTCTTCGTGAGAGGATGAAGTTCTGAGTGTCATTACCAATTTGGCTAAGGATCTTGTTCTGTTCGGCTATTAGGTGGTTTTGGCATAAGTTCTAATTGCAATACCGTAGTCGCAGATTGTCGATGCGATGTACCAATACAATCTGAACCTGTATCACCACCTCCAATAACTACTACATTTTTACCTTTTGCTGAGATTTGGTCTTCAATATCTTGTCCTGAGACTTTTTTATTTTGCTGAGTTAAAAAATCCATAGCAAAATGAATCCCTTCTAAATCTCTACCAGGAATAGGCAAATCTCTTGGCACTGTTGATCCTGTGCAAATGACAATGGCATCAAAATCTTCTTTAAGCTCGTCAGGGTTGATATTTTTACCTACTTCAGCATTTACTTTAAAACGAACACCTTCATCGTCCATAATTTTTATGCGACGCTCGACCACCCATTTTTCGAGTTTAAAATCGGGAATACCGTAGCGCAAAAGTCCACCTATATTAGATTCTCGTTCAAAAACCGTTACCCAATGTCCAGCTTTGTTGAGTTGGTCAGCGACAGCTAAACCTGCAGGACCTGAACCGATAATTGCTATTTTTTTATCCGTGCGTTGCTCAGGCGGATCGACTTTGATGAAACCTAATTCATGTGCTTTTTCAGCTATGGTTTTCTCAATATGTTCTATCGCCACGGGTGGTTTGTTAATCCCTAAAACACAGCTGGTTTCACATGGTGCTGGGCAAATTCTGCCTGTAAATTCAGGGAAATTATTAGTTGAATATAAAATTGAAGTGGCTTCTTCCCAATTTTCTTCGTGCACTGCTTCATTAAACTCGGGTATGATGTTGCCAAGAGGACAACCAGAATGACAAAACGGCACACCACAATCCATACATCTTGCCGCTTGGGTTTTGGTTTTTTCTACAGGGAATTCTTTATAAATTTCTTTAAAATCACCAACCCGTACTTCTGGCGGTCTTGTTTCTGGTAATTCTCTATCGTATTTTAAAAATCCGTCTTGTTCTTTCATTAGGCTACTATTTTTTCCTGTCTCTTTTCCTTTTTTGATTCTAAAATTCTTTTGAAGTCGTGTGGTATAACCTTAATAAATTTGAGTTTAAAGTTTTCAAAATGGTCTAAAATATATTTTGCTTTTTCACTCTTGGTAAATTGATAATGATTTTTAATCAATTCCTTAAGCTCTTCAAAATCTTTATCTTTTGGTTGTTCTAATCCAACCAATCCTTTATTACATTTATTTTCGAAACTGTCATCATCGTCTAAAACATAAGCGATTCCGCCACTCATTCCAGCGGCAAAGTTTTGTCCAGTTTGTCCTAAAACCACAATACGACCACCTGTCATATATTCGCATGCGTGGTCGCCAACACCTTCTACAACGGCTTTTACACCGGAGTTTCGAACGCCAAAACGCTCACCAGCCATGCCATTGATGTATGCTTCACCAGAAGTTGCACCATAAAATGCCACATTGCCGATTAAAATATTTTCATCAGCTTTAAAGGTGGAATTTTCAGGCGGATAAATAATGAGTTTGCCGCCAGATAAGCCTTTTCCGAAGTAGTCATTAGACTCACTCGAAACTTCAAAAGTGATACCTTTTGCCAAGAATGCGCCAAAACTTTGACCAGCAGATCCACTAAATTTATAATGTAAAGTATCGTCATCAAGTCCTTTGGCTTTAAATTTCTTACTAACTTCATGAGATAAAATAGCACCTACGGAACGATTGATATTGATGATATCAAATTCGGCTTTTAAAGGTTGAAGATCTTCAAAAACGGGCTTGGCTTTTTCTAAGAGTTTCCAGTCCAAAACCTCATCCATTTCATAATCTTGTTCAATTTGTTTGTAAACCCCGATTTGTTCTGGAATATGTTCCTGATATAAAATTGGACTTAAGTCTAAATCTTTGAGTTTCCAAAACGGTACATCTTTTCTCACTTTCATAACTTCAGAATGACCAACCATATCATTGATGGTCCTAAAGCCAAGTTGTGCCATGATTTCTCTTAAATCTTGAGCTAAAAATTTAAAATAATTTACTACATGGTCAGGATTACCTGTAAAGAGTTTACGCAGTTCTGGGTTTTGAGTAGCTACGCCTACCGGACAAGTATTGGTATGGCATTTACGCATCATAATACAACCTTCAACTACCAAAGTCGCTGTAGAAATTCCCCATTCTTCAGCGCCAAGTAAGGTTGCTATAGCGAGGTCTCTTCCTGTTCTAATTTGACCATCGGCTTGAACGGTAATTCGACTTCTCAGGTTATTTTTAACTAAGGTTTGATGTGCTTCAGATAAGCCTAATTCCCAAGGTAAACCCGCGTGTCTAATAGAAGTTAAAGGAGAAGCTCCTGTACCGCCATCGGCACCAGAAATCAAGACGACATCGGCGTTGGCTTTAGAAACGCCTGCGGCAACTGTGCCAACACCAGCTTGTGAAACCAATTTAACATTCACACGAGCATGTCGATTGGCATTTTTTAAATCAAAAATAAGTTGAGCTAAATCTTCAATAGAATAAATATCGTGATGCGGTGGTGGAGAAATCAAACCTACACCTGGTGTGGAATGTCTAACCCGACCAATCCATTCATCAACTTTGTGACCTGGCGACTGTCCACCTTCGCCAGGTTTTGCGCCTTGTGCCATTTTAATTTGAAGTTCGTCAGCATTGGCGAGATAATAACTGGTTACGCCAAATCGTCCTGAAGCGACTTGCTTAATGGCAGAACGCTCCCAATCGCCGTTGGGCTTGACTTCAAATCTGGCTTCATCTTCGCCACCTTCACCGCTGTTGCTTTTTGCTCCAATACGGTTCATAGCAATGGCCAGTGTAGAATGGGCTTCATGCGAAATAGAACCAAAAGACATAGCACCTGTGGCAAAGCGTTTCATAATGTTTTCGGCGGGTTCGACTTCAGCTATGGGAATAGGTGTTCTTTTTTTAAATTCAAACAAACCCCTTAAGGTCAAATTGTCCTTGAGTTGGTCATTGATTTTATGAGCAAATTTTTTGTAAAGTGAAAAATCATCTGTTCGTGTAGAGTGTTGAAGCAAATGAATGGTTTCTGGATTAAACAAATGTTTTTCTCCGCGTTGCTTCCATTGGTAAACACCACCAACTTCTAATTTTTGATTGGTTTGTTTATGAGTTGGAAAGGCGTGTCTGTGTCTAACTAAAACTTCCTTAGCTAAGCCGTCAAAATCAATACCGTCTATTCTTGAAATGGTGCCTGTAAAACACTTTTCAATAACAGTTGAATGTAATCCAAGTGCTTCAAAAATCTGTGCACTTTGATAAGATTGCAGAATGCTGATACCCATTTTAGATAAAATCTTAAGAAGTCCATAACCAATAGCCTTTTGATAATTCTCAATAGCTTTTTCTTTAGATAAACCAGATTTAAGTTTTCCTTTATCGTGTAAATTTTCAATTGAACGAATGGCTAAATAAGGATTAACGGCACTTGCTCCATATCCAATTAAGGTGGCAAAATGGTGAGTTTCTCGCGTATCACCAGATTCCACAACGAGTCCTGTTTGTGTTCTTAAGTTTTTTCGAACCAAATGTTGATGTATGGCACCAGTAGCCAGTAAAGACGGAATTGGTGCAGTGTTTTTGTCGATGCCTTTATCAGAAATGATCAAGACTTTTTTGCCATCGAGTGTAGCTTTTTCAGCTTCGAGGCAGATGGCATCTAAACCTTGTTTCAATCGACCAGGTTGGTTATCCGCTTGGAAAACAGCTTTGATAAATGCGTAATCAAAACCTTTAGATTTCAGATGTTTAAATTTTTCAATATCAGCGTCGGTTAAGACTGGTTGAGAAATATGGATTTGCTTGGTATGTAATTCGGTTTCATCTAAAATATTTAAACTTTCACCAACCCGAGTAAAAAGTGACATGACCATACGTTCTCTAATCGGGTCAATTGGCGGATTGCTCACTTGAGCAAAAAGCTGTTTAAAATAATTTGCTATGTGCTGACTTTGCTTACTTAAAATGGCTAAAGGCGTATCTGCACCCATTGAGCCAATTGGTTCAGTGGCACGTTCGACCATATCTGATAAAATAACTTTGAGTTCTTCAGAAGTATAGCCATAAGCCCGTTGACGTTTTAAAAGCGATTTATCAGAAAGCCGTTTTCTGTCAAATTGTGGTTTGGGTTGTAGTCTGAGTTTTATTCTTTGGTTGATGATCCACTGATAATATGGTTTATCTTTTACAATATTATTTTTAATTTCATCATCATATAAAATCTTTTTTTGATTCAAATCTGCCAAAATCATACGACCAGGTTGAAGTCTCCCTTTTTTAATAATGTCTTTTGATTTTATAGGTAGAGCACCAGCTTCTGAGGATAAAATCAATCGATTGTCTGATGTCACGCAATAACGTGCAGGACGAAGCCCGTTTCTATCTAAAGTAGCACATAGACGTTTGCCATCTGTAAAAATTAAGGCTGCTGGACCATCCCAAGGTTCCATAAGCGAGGCGTGATATTTATAAAAGGCTTTTCGTTCTTTGTCAATTGACTTATTATCTTGCCAAGCTTCAGGAACAATCATCATCATGACATGTTCAAGAGGTCTGCCTTCAAGCACTAACATCTCTATAATGGCGTCAAGATTAGCTGAGTCTGAATGTTCTGGATTGGTTACGGGTAATAGTTTTTGAAGCTCGTCATCGCTAAAGACTTTAGATTTAAAGTTAGCTTCTTTAGATTTCATTTTAGTAACATTGCCACGGATGGTGTTGATTTCGCCATTATGGGCTATAAAATGAAAGGGTTGAGCCAATTTCCAGTTCGGAAAAGTATTAGTCGAAAATCTAGAATGCACAATAGCAAAAGCACTTTTAAATTTGGGATTTTGTAAGTCTTCATAATAATGTCTAAGCTGATTGGTTCTGAGTTGACCTTTATAAATAAGACTGCGACAAGACAAACTACAAACGTAAAAGGCTTTGTTGTTGGCTTTAATCTCATTACCTATATAATGAGATGTGTAGTTTCTTAAGACAAATAGTTTACGCTCTAACTCAATTTCAGTTAAATCACCTTTTGCTT
This genomic window from Flavobacterium sp. CS20 contains:
- the gltB gene encoding glutamate synthase large subunit, with amino-acid sequence MKNNSLYKPEFEHDACGIGSIVNVDGKQNHKTIADALTMLENMEHRGGTGADPETGDGAGILIQINHNLKKLLLEDANLKGNPEKFLGIGMLFLPKIKSVADKCLDLLEKNARDLNLEILGYRKVPVDSKIPGVGAKPVEPLIKQVFIQAKGDLTEIELERKLFVLRNYTSHYIGNEIKANNKAFYVCSLSCRSLIYKGQLRTNQLRHYYEDLQNPKFKSAFAIVHSRFSTNTFPNWKLAQPFHFIAHNGEINTIRGNVTKMKSKEANFKSKVFSDDELQKLLPVTNPEHSDSANLDAIIEMLVLEGRPLEHVMMMIVPEAWQDNKSIDKERKAFYKYHASLMEPWDGPAALIFTDGKRLCATLDRNGLRPARYCVTSDNRLILSSEAGALPIKSKDIIKKGRLQPGRMILADLNQKKILYDDEIKNNIVKDKPYYQWIINQRIKLRLQPKPQFDRKRLSDKSLLKRQRAYGYTSEELKVILSDMVERATEPIGSMGADTPLAILSKQSQHIANYFKQLFAQVSNPPIDPIRERMVMSLFTRVGESLNILDETELHTKQIHISQPVLTDADIEKFKHLKSKGFDYAFIKAVFQADNQPGRLKQGLDAICLEAEKATLDGKKVLIISDKGIDKNTAPIPSLLATGAIHQHLVRKNLRTQTGLVVESGDTRETHHFATLIGYGASAVNPYLAIRSIENLHDKGKLKSGLSKEKAIENYQKAIGYGLLKILSKMGISILQSYQSAQIFEALGLHSTVIEKCFTGTISRIDGIDFDGLAKEVLVRHRHAFPTHKQTNQKLEVGGVYQWKQRGEKHLFNPETIHLLQHSTRTDDFSLYKKFAHKINDQLKDNLTLRGLFEFKKRTPIPIAEVEPAENIMKRFATGAMSFGSISHEAHSTLAIAMNRIGAKSNSGEGGEDEARFEVKPNGDWERSAIKQVASGRFGVTSYYLANADELQIKMAQGAKPGEGGQSPGHKVDEWIGRVRHSTPGVGLISPPPHHDIYSIEDLAQLIFDLKNANRHARVNVKLVSQAGVGTVAAGVSKANADVVLISGADGGTGASPLTSIRHAGLPWELGLSEAHQTLVKNNLRSRITVQADGQIRTGRDLAIATLLGAEEWGISTATLVVEGCIMMRKCHTNTCPVGVATQNPELRKLFTGNPDHVVNYFKFLAQDLREIMAQLGFRTINDMVGHSEVMKVRKDVPFWKLKDLDLSPILYQEHIPEQIGVYKQIEQDYEMDEVLDWKLLEKAKPVFEDLQPLKAEFDIININRSVGAILSHEVSKKFKAKGLDDDTLHYKFSGSAGQSFGAFLAKGITFEVSSESNDYFGKGLSGGKLIIYPPENSTFKADENILIGNVAFYGATSGEAYINGMAGERFGVRNSGVKAVVEGVGDHACEYMTGGRIVVLGQTGQNFAAGMSGGIAYVLDDDDSFENKCNKGLVGLEQPKDKDFEELKELIKNHYQFTKSEKAKYILDHFENFKLKFIKVIPHDFKRILESKKEKRQEKIVA